From the genome of Diabrotica virgifera virgifera chromosome 8, PGI_DIABVI_V3a:
aattaaaaagtttattgttaataattgattttattaaacatttatattaattttaatttttttaaatacagtacaacctgccacatCCGTACCCgctcatatccggacctccccatatccagGTGGTTCTGCCGTCCGTATCTACCAAAATCCCcggagaaaggcagtcctgctgttggacaatgCAACCGACCCAAAAGAACTAAAatatggcgaaataatgtattgtagaatctataaaacgtgtccaTCGACGAACGTTATTGACAGCGCTGATTACTGAAAtatatgaaggagaaaacgtttcagagactataaaagaagtggttttgatatccggattttttcatatccggatcggtctgtcgccacattgatccggatatggcagatTTTACTATACTTATTTCTTAAAAAGGTTTACCTGATATGACTTCAACTCCTCGAAAATCACTGATTTTTGGGTTTTACAAATAGATCCGTCAGAGTGGCATAAAGAAAATGGAATAGGCGTCAGCGGATATTTCAACGCTTCTTTTAGATCTATATGGCTTTGCAGCGACGCATACAATAATCTTCCAAAAATGTCTCTTTGAATGGTAACTTCTTTGACTTTTCcattaatttttacttttttgacACATTTTGAAGCAAAATTAACAACAGTGTTTTTTAAAATAGCCTTGTCAAACCTTTCTGGGTCTATTTGAGATTCAGTAATAAATTTAATTCGTTGCAGCTCTCCTGTAGTTTCAATATTAGATAAGAATGTGTAAATATCTTCAGATACTGATTGCCCTGAAGATATATTGTACAAATTCTCTTGAGATAAATTGCTTGAAAAAGGATTCGTACATTGCTGTATTAtagttaacaaattttcaacatTTTTATTGCTGTGACAGATAGAAGATTTCCTTAAATCTTTGGTTATATCATCCTTTGAATACAAATTGCAGAAATCCATTAATTTCGAAATCATGTTAGTACGCAGTGAATGGGTAATAGCCCATTTTTGCCGAGCACCCACAGAATTTGTCATATTTATAATGCCTGATGATCTAGAAGCAGCATGTGCATTTATAGTCTGTTCTAGTGTTATGTCGATGGGGTTTCTTGAAAATGGCTTTGTGGTCCTTCTTATGCCAAAGAAGCAATCTCCGTACTCTTGTATCAAACCAGGATGAGTTTCTTCAATCttttctaatttgtttaaatatatgGTTAAGTATCTGGCATAATTTTGATGATTGAAAgcgaaaaaaatgtttgtcattTTTTCCAAGACATATTTGTAAATGTCAAAATTAGCAGTTCGGATACTAAATTCAAGCATTAGGTAATAATCTATCAATTGTATGTACATCATAAAAATTTGAGGTGTCTTTCCATGGTTCCCTTGTAAAGTATCTTTCTTAAATTGTGCATAATCTTCAAAAATTTTGTGACATAATTCATTATTTATCACTggattttcattttcattttctgaGTAATGTTTTAAGTAGGTTTTAATTGTTTCTAAATCATACTgtttattttctaaaaaaaattctacGTGCAATAGTTGAAGTGCAAGTGAAATTATTGGATGAATTTTACAGCAGCGATTAAAATGTTTACCAGTaagaaatgtatttatagatCCATTCGCTAAAACTTCGGCATCAACAAGCATGTTTGTTAAACCACATCCATTAATGAATTTGCCTACAGCTTTAAAAAACGATAGCATAATGTGAAATGATCCTAAATGaataaatagatttttgaatTCTTCTTCAGCTGATTGAATTTTTAAAGCTATTTTAGCAATGGCCAAATCATAAGTAACATTGAAGTATTTTTTTCCACACTCAGAAGCAATTTTTAAGCTAAGACGCATTGTTTCTTTTATGACTCGTGGATCTGTAGGAGAATCATTGATTTGGGTCAAATAATCTATTTTTTGAATAGTTGAATTATCGTTAGAAATCTTTGCATTGTATCCTACCCACATAGGTACATTCTGTAGATGAAGTTTGTGGGAAAAAATCCAACAAAAGTTTATTTGTTTGAAAAGTAAAACGCACTTTTCGTTATCTGAAGTTGAAGATGTTTCTACGCCTTGGGTATTATCTTCATTTATAAATAATTCTTCGTTACTAGTAGGTGGATCAGTGTTCGTAGATTCTAAACTTACAGTAGTAGTTGGATTAGTGCTCGCAGATTCTTTATTATTTGAGATAAATTCAGGACGTTTTTGTTTCGTTGGTGGTAAATTTTCAGTTTCAAACGACTCAAAAGATCTTTTTCTTCGATTACTTTTATTTCGAAGATTCAGTGCTAAATTTTGTTCCTGAACGTTTGAGCTGTTATGGGATTCCTGAGCAATCAAATGGTTAGCTGCAGGAATATCCTGATAAGCGATTCCAACTGTATCATGAAGTGTATTTTTGCCTGATTGTGTTTCAACGAATCTATCATAATTATCCCAAGCGACTCCACATGCTAAGGAAGAAGTCGGAATTATGCCCGAAGGACACGTTTGTCCATTCGCAATGCACGAGTAAGCTGCAGAAGATTCTAATTCCGCTAAACCTGAATAGCTGATTGAATAACCGCACCTATTTAATATTTCCATTACCTTTACATTGCCAGTAAGACTTTTCATTGACATaccaaaaataatttgtttaCGAGGCTTTATATTACCTTTGGTAATGGAATAAATCGAATCGGATGCCAAGCACGCGGTTAATCTTTCGATTCTTTCGGTCTCTACTTTAGTTCCACTCAATGCCGTTTTCCAGAACACATTCAGCCAATTTGGAATGTCGCATTCACCCTTATTTAGAGCTTCAGCGTCAAGAAAATCTGGTAAAggcttttttttaatttgcaagattttttttctatatttaattGCAAATTCACGACATTCTTGCTCAAAAATTATGTCAAGGATTTCATCATCATTGATATTTTCTAAATCCGTATTCACTGACATAACAAACcatttctttgaaaaatattcaaacttaattttttttttcagatgtaTTTCCATATATTGTCTTAGAGTATTAGTCGTTATCAGGTTTTCAGGGAAGTCTTTTCCTTCAGACTCATAGACTTCTTgcaaaaataaaatgtatatatCTTGCAAATAAGTGACAGAGAAAATTTTTGATTCGCTTACAACTTCCTTTTCAATATACTGAATCAACTGTTTACGAGCAATCTCGTTGTAACCACGTGTATCTGTCCAAATAGTTGTAGGTGGTTTGTTTGTATAagctttaaaatttgaaaaatattttaaactgcATCTTTGATGATAGAATAAcataatattttcattatttacttCTTCGTGAATTGACATTAGCATTTCTACATCATTCATTTCAGTTGCGTAGCTTCGAATTCTATCAAAAAATCTGATTTTATGTTTTGTTTGGCTACAATATAATTTGCGTCCTTTCCATTTAATACTTATGTTTCcacaaaaaaaacatttttcttgacatttttgTTCATTTTCAACGATACTATCATCAACAATGTCATTATCCACCTCCATTTCATCTGCattttcaatgtcatcttcatctCTCGATAATTGTTGTCTTGTACATCTAAAATTACAATtgtaattaaaacaaaatattattacataaaaatttaatgtacaaaaaattgttaaaaaataagatttaataattaaaaaatactcaCTTAACAGAAACATTAACTGGTTCCAAATTAATTGCTGCCGATGAAAAAGACGAGTTAGTCGAATAATCTTCAGTCGATAAATATGACACTGCTGCTTCACtgcaatataattttattacgtaacatttatataaatatgtatataaataaaaaacataccAAACCAACCATGAAGTGGATAAATTTGAAGAATTTGTTTTCAAGTTATCTGCTTCATCAACAGACGAAATTGTTGCACCCACTGATGTTGAGGGAGTCTCACTTAAAAAAAAGTATCATGTAAACATGTTAATTAAAACAAACTTAAAAAACCAAATAATATTGAAGTATCTAATGTTTTGAAACTTATGTTTctttttgtttaattaaaaatGTGATCTTAATAGTACTTCAAAATACttgacttttattttattttttttttggaaataagAACAATATGAATTTAAACTAACAATATGAAATATTACATTGAATTAAAGATTTTTCCTTTTTTCTGATACCTTAATGAACATAAAAAATGTATGAGAAAAAATAAAAGTGgcgtactttttaattttttttcttcaatacTTTGTATACCTACGGCTTTTTTGGtcaatttatagtattttatgaAACAAGACATATAAGTAAACAAAATATAACATTATAAGATTTATTAAAATCGGTTCATTCGGAGAAAACAGCTGAAATCTTATTTTTGGGGGGTAAGCTATCGATGTAAGGCTTAGGAAAAGGAAACGTTTAAATTTGGGAAATAACGACCACCCTAAtgtatatgcaaatatgcacCATGTATACTGTGAAAAGTTACTTAATACATTTTATGTATGGGGAATATCAGAGGTCATTTTATGCTTTAATTCGGGAATTTATGAAACCTATGCTGGGTTATAAAGGGCGATGTCAGAAGATACCCTGCATAAAATGCAACGCCCaaatttttggtttttatatttttataacacTTTTTTCTAACAGGGTCCAAAATGCACGTTTTTGATTAAAGCCGCATATCACGAGAATCTACATCGATTAACCTTTAATTTGAGCGTTTATAAGTTTAATTTCGTTGAATTGTTATTGCAAAAATAGCCTTCAATTTTTTGTGAGTCACATCAGCCGGAGGGAGAATTTCCCCACCACCATGCCAATATCTCGGCATGCCGTTGCTCGAAAAAACGTATACTATATTTATTTCTTGATAAAAAATAGCTTGTTTTTTTTGAATGCCGccagtttcattttttaattgttgaacaaAGTGGCagcgatttaaaaaaaatggctaTCTCAGCCCCTATTTATAAAGAAAAtttaacaacatttttaaagcaataaaaaagggttataaaaatttttttagattgtttttaattttatatgaaaatataGGTATTCAAAAAGAGAATTCAACTTAAATTAAGTACtgcgatttttttcaaaaagttatggCCCTTTACATTATTTTTCGTCttggaataaataaattatcagaTTTTAGCAACAAATTAACCGATTAATGACCGATAGGTATTTATGGTTAACATTTGAACTTTATTAAACTGTTAATTGAAAATTTTatgtataatcaaaaaacaaagataaGAGAAAAGAAAAATTGCTGAAAATTATCCAGGGTTTTTTGAATCATAGCAATAAACAACTAAATTATAACACAAAACGTGTAGCATTTAATTggttatttaattttaacaaataaaatgaactgaaaaaaaaattaattaattcatttgaaataatcaaatatTATCGGAATTTCGAAATTCAAAATTAGTTAGATTTGTTTTTAACAGCAGAAGAagaatatttaaacaaaaaattgcaatttccaATAAATCCgaattataattgtttattataaaGTGACATTAATTCAAACATTGTTTTAAAAACAATACCTTTACTTCCGCTTGATTCGTGCTACACGTGCTGAACCTTTATTTTATCTGACGAAAGGTCACAGATGGTGTCTTCAGGATTTTATAGAAGACAAGAAGcgagtgtattttttttgttcaaactaGACATAGGATTCCTCATTATATTCTATCTATAATAAAAAGTCCATGTGTAGTTTCCACGTCGCCACACTGTAAATTATATAATACATTATACgcataggggttgtgtgatagctcagtcgaaaggtttttcaattctctattcactaatataaacttatttatacaggatgcccaaaaaatgttgtgaattaaattaattgagacaaaaagaagaatgtacgtaatttatttaatgcaaaatacgttttactgctgtcacaaaaccgaaaaaaatgttaatttgaaaaaaaacattgattttctcTTATAGTCAATGTTAAAGCTACCACCCACCTGCCACTTGGGAGTTTGAACATCTAGTTTAAGCGAGAAACAATGTTTTTTTGTGATATAAAtgtttttgcgttttttctaacaatagtaaaatgtattttgaatgaaataaattacatattattatttttattgtgtgatttaatttaattaaaaaaacattgtgcactctgtataaataattatgttaatgtttatctTAGTGAATAGAGCaatgaataacctttcgaatgagctatcacaccacccctattctcattaaaaaaatcatcgattacgtcatcacgcccagatagatgacgtcactaatatgagatatatgccaaaaaattataatttacaaataaaaatcgacctatttcaggatttttctccagTCTCcagttctcgagaaaatgaatttattccaactcaaacgtcctcactgtgtAATACTTTTTCGTCAGACGTTTTCTACGTTCAGTCCGTGCCGCCCCAACCAAGCGTGTCTTCAAAATTAATATCATTTGCTTATTATTATcacttttaatattttatataaatcccaaacaaaattaatcactttgaatATTTTGCATAAACCCCATCTAAACAAATACGCGTTCTTGAATTttctttaaaacatttaaaatattatttaataaacatacaaatttgctatattttttaacaaattttataaattaatatactttCATAGTTGCACCAGAGGTACACATCTCTGATTGAACACACATGTATATTAACATTCTATAAAGTTATAccttaatataaaataaattataccaGAATAAGCATTTAGGTATACACGAAATGtgaaaaagaaaaatagaaaaaaatttaattacaaaATAATATTGCAATTaacaatttaaagaaaatatGATAAAAATTCTTACCTTTCAGgaagaagaaattgttttttaacaataaattttttataacattgtGAATGATATCCTATTTCATTATTATCCCAATTTTCTGGCAATTCAACATCATTCCATTGATGCTGATGTTGTTGACGGGCTTTCAAAGATGTAGTACATGACAACCACGTTTTATTAGAGAATTCTTTTACTTTATCCTGGATACCTTTAAAATCTTTTGTTTGGGCACTTAAATGTTTACACAAAAAACActgcatttttatttatttaaaaaatatattaaagcCACTATACTATACAACTACTTTTTctattgtcatacaatatattatgtcaattatgatttcactacctggatcataatgaacttcattatgatacagattttcattacgatacagatttttaaccaatagaatcgcgatatggcattcgcgataaaggtggcacactcGCAGTGACCAATGTCGAGTCAAAtgcatacgctttgacagttctctatatgtaaacaaactgacaaactaggtacttaatttgtttgctttacaaaattaataaatttgaatacagggtgtttggtaaagattGGGTCATAGCTTAAACTTAGatttctgagcttaaaataggtcgatttaagctaacttaccttagtacgaaagttgataataacaaccgaaatacagggtgtcaaatttaatcttttattatatttattgttgaatatttcctgacaggcataggATAATGACACAAAATTTGGCAAGCGGGAGTTTTTTCGGATGAGAAAACTAAATTtgctaccaaaaatgatgtattacccagagggcgctacGTACGTCTTTCAGCGCcaatttaatacgttcaatttttttttccccaactgtacatactttttgaatcaaaacttttattttctgaatatttttgcttaaaaaaggtatactacattcatctcgctaaactcaactgtttttgAGATAGACGCATTTGAactctgcgatacaacataattttttccataatatcgttgtagttacacccgaaaaaccaacttgaaaccataataattgtgccagttttcatttttatgtcagtgcatcgcaaattccatttgaagaaattgcaatacgtttttaaaaaaattttatggttttaagttatttttcgtctttaactacaatattatgcaaaaaattatattgCCTCGCAGACTTAAAATGCTTATCGAAaatgtttatctcgaaaacggttgagtttaacgAGATGAATATAGTAACCTTTTTTAAGTATAAatgttaagagaataaaagtgttGATTCAAAAGGTATGTAGAGTGAGAAATAAAACAATTGaatctattaaatgagcgctgaaaggcgtatgtggcgccctctggataatatatcatttttggtggcaaatttagatttatTGTCCCGAAAAACCCCTGCTTACcgaatttcgtgttattatcccatgcctgttaggaaatattcaagaataaataaaataaaagtttaactttatcACCTTGTATGTAGATTATTATCAACTtatgtactaaggtaagttagcttatatcgacctattttaacctcaggaatctaaggttaagctatggcccattctttaccaaacaccctgtatatgtacactctggaccaaaattaatcaaccaccttaaaaatgggttatttttgatggtttgtattttataaacctcttgtccgatttaagtgattttttcgtaacattagcgccttattctttagcaatatccctGTAGTAATATTGTCGGTACACACATAATTTTTATTGCAAACCTAGTgtatgaatcaaactgtgttttttctcaaagttcgcatcaccccgtggaatattctagcatctcAACATAGCTCATAGCCTCATTCCTTCTCAACATTCAGTTTTTTCATtaattcgtttatgttggataataaaaaagttaaggactttaaaaactagccatgtttttcatagacaaagtgtgtttttaaatggcaaactttaaggagtaattgtgcatgacaaaataaagtcagtttgctttacgagaaaaacgtatgtccacaaatgcatcgtttccgagatagggggtgttgaagtttttctgacaaactgacgatttatttattgctttaaaaccagttgagatatgcaaatgaaatttggtgggttttaagaggtagttattgcacattttttaactacagttaagaatttaatattcaccattggcgcgcatacgggtaatatgagccgaagaatacgtaatttaatatgaagtcaaaaatgtataaaatttaattttttttaaattgtaccaaaacgccccattatttttgtcctacaagtgatccaatatgcattacacatgtaaaaaaacagtacaaaataaaaataacatctgtggtaataaataaaaaaatttcaggagatTGACAttttcggcgcgtccgactgcgcatatgccccgtgaaaattgtccgacagggttaccacattattgtaaaaaggttttatggtagataccgttaaaattatccatgtggtaataaatttattattttcataaattttaagttatttttcgggtgtaactttaatgatattatgctaaaaatgatggtgtatcgcatatttaaaatgcgtttatctcgaaaacggttgagtttaggaagatgaaagaagtataccttttttaagtaaaactaataggaaaataaaaattttaatgtcaaaattatacagagtgagggataaaaaaaattgaacgtaataaatgagtgctgaaaggcatatgtggcgccctctgggcaatgcataatttttggtaaggaatttagatttctcgacccAAGAAACCCCCAAATGTAAAATtacatgttgttatctcatacctatcaggaaatattaaataataaataaaaaaaaagtttaactttgacaccctgtatctcggctattataaactttgtactaaggtaagttagcttaaatcggcctattttaacctcaggaacctgaggttaagctatggcccattctttaccaaacaccctgtatgcataaaaattactttttcttttaattgtaccaaaacgccccattatttttgtccgacaagtgatccaatatgcattacacatgtaaaagaacagtacaaaataaaaatgacatctgtggtaataaataaaaaattttcaggaaattgacatcttcggcgcgtccgactgcgcatatgccccgtgaaaattgtccgacaaggttaccacattattgtaaaaaggttttatgatagataccgttaaaattatccatgtggtaataaatttattattttcataaattttaagttatttttcgggtgtaactttaatgatat
Proteins encoded in this window:
- the LOC126890590 gene encoding uncharacterized protein LOC126890590 yields the protein MQCFLCKHLSAQTKDFKGIQDKVKEFSNKTWLSCTTSLKARQQHQHQWNDVELPENWDNNEIGYHSQCYKKFIVKKQFLLPESETPSTSVGATISSVDEADNLKTNSSNLSTSWLVCEAAVSYLSTEDYSTNSSFSSAAINLEPVNVSVKCTRQQLSRDEDDIENADEMEVDNDIVDDSIVENEQKCQEKCFFCGNISIKWKGRKLYCSQTKHKIRFFDRIRSYATEMNDVEMLMSIHEEVNNENIMLFYHQRCSLKYFSNFKAYTNKPPTTIWTDTRGYNEIARKQLIQYIEKEVVSESKIFSVTYLQDIYILFLQEVYESEGKDFPENLITTNTLRQYMEIHLKKKIKFEYFSKKWFVMSVNTDLENINDDEILDIIFEQECREFAIKYRKKILQIKKKPLPDFLDAEALNKGECDIPNWLNVFWKTALSGTKVETERIERLTACLASDSIYSITKGNIKPRKQIIFGMSMKSLTGNVKVMEILNRCGYSISYSGLAELESSAAYSCIANGQTCPSGIIPTSSLACGVAWDNYDRFVETQSGKNTLHDTVGIAYQDIPAANHLIAQESHNSSNVQEQNLALNLRNKSNRRKRSFESFETENLPPTKQKRPEFISNNKESASTNPTTTVSLESTNTDPPTSNEELFINEDNTQGVETSSTSDNEKCVLLFKQINFCWIFSHKLHLQNVPMWVGYNAKISNDNSTIQKIDYLTQINDSPTDPRVIKETMRLSLKIASECGKKYFNVTYDLAIAKIALKIQSAEEEFKNLFIHLGSFHIMLSFFKAVGKFINGCGLTNMLVDAEVLANGSINTFLTGKHFNRCCKIHPIISLALQLLHVEFFLENKQYDLETIKTYLKHYSENENENPVINNELCHKIFEDYAQFKKDTLQGNHGKTPQIFMMYIQLIDYYLMLEFSIRTANFDIYKYVLEKMTNIFFAFNHQNYARYLTIYLNKLEKIEETHPGLIQEYGDCFFGIRRTTKPFSRNPIDITLEQTINAHAASRSSGIINMTNSVGARQKWAITHSLRTNMISKLMDFCNLYSKDDITKDLRKSSICHSNKNVENLLTIIQQCTNPFSSNLSQENLYNISSGQSVSEDIYTFLSNIETTGELQRIKFITESQIDPERFDKAILKNTVVNFASKCVKKVKINGKVKEVTIQRDIFGRLLYASLQSHIDLKEALKYPLTPIPFSLCHSDGSICKTQKSVIFEELKSYQEENGNPPKADIHIYDGFYLLHTLKNVPNTYGKISMYIFKLLVSDKKEVHIIFDKFNDPSIKDYEHRQRGEDDTVHSVHKNNKRPSDFGKLLRSKNFKESFVEFLIDDWTDDCFVILCQDKIVKLSYGTSCYSYQVHENHIKKTTDYNLCCFHEEADTKIMYHICQLPNNYNVEVHCTDSDIPVIILANMKYLKADIQITVNMCSNKKREYLNMNKIYQGLGDKLARALTVCHIFTGNDFNPAFYRKGKKRPFAILKKKQSYQDAFMQLLETVPKYLDTEHEVFKSIEEYVCQIYSLNTKNDIDKGRFEVFERKYKNKNENDKIWRKNLKGFDASNLPPTKKELLQHIKRTIYISNVWCNAHLRRPTDLDIQECGWLNIDGSFEFFWFDGEQCPTFREIAAHSVSTSDDQDEGEPSSDESEDEQNLYLSEDSEFEDNDN